A part of Terriglobus roseus genomic DNA contains:
- a CDS encoding carboxypeptidase-like regulatory domain-containing protein produces MTRYGVPRQELLPILTVLYFMRLSLWLCGLTLLCAAPIGAVAQEAGQPASMLAKASLEGTIQDGDGALLPGARVEVLSGGVTAVAFADEDGVFHAYGVTPGTYRLHITAIGFFADTRSGEILPGEEKELDAIELRPEGKFATVTVTATEKEIATEQVNFEMKQRVLGIVPNFYVVYDANPEPLTKGQKFHLAWRSTLDPFTFATSAIVAGVEQSNNSFSGYGTGASGYAKRYGASFADGAISTFLGGAILPVVFHQDPRYRYQGTGSIMSRTRHAAASVIFCRNDQNKVVFNYSNIIGNFASAGISNLYYPASDRNGAGLTLQNAAIGTAFGVFGAIMQEFVVPKLTPHLQGRDKR; encoded by the coding sequence ATGACGCGGTATGGCGTTCCAAGACAAGAACTTCTACCGATTCTGACCGTCTTGTACTTCATGCGCCTTTCGCTATGGCTGTGCGGTCTGACCCTTCTTTGCGCCGCACCGATAGGTGCCGTGGCGCAGGAAGCCGGACAACCCGCCTCCATGCTGGCAAAAGCGTCACTCGAGGGAACGATCCAGGACGGCGATGGCGCGCTGTTACCCGGAGCACGTGTCGAAGTCTTATCCGGAGGAGTGACCGCAGTCGCCTTCGCCGACGAAGACGGTGTCTTTCACGCATACGGCGTCACACCCGGCACCTACAGGCTGCACATCACGGCGATCGGCTTCTTTGCAGACACGCGCAGCGGCGAAATCCTTCCCGGAGAAGAGAAAGAACTGGACGCGATTGAGTTGCGCCCCGAAGGCAAGTTTGCGACCGTCACCGTAACAGCCACTGAGAAGGAGATCGCCACGGAGCAGGTGAACTTCGAAATGAAGCAGCGCGTGCTCGGCATCGTTCCAAACTTTTACGTGGTCTACGACGCGAACCCGGAACCGCTCACCAAGGGGCAGAAGTTTCACCTGGCATGGCGTTCCACGCTGGATCCATTTACGTTTGCCACTTCGGCCATCGTCGCGGGTGTGGAACAAAGCAATAACAGCTTCAGCGGCTACGGCACCGGAGCCTCGGGCTATGCAAAACGTTATGGCGCATCCTTCGCAGATGGTGCCATCAGCACATTCCTCGGCGGTGCCATTCTCCCGGTGGTCTTTCATCAGGACCCGCGCTATCGCTACCAGGGAACGGGTTCGATCATGTCGCGCACACGCCACGCCGCCGCCAGTGTGATCTTCTGCCGCAACGACCAGAACAAAGTGGTCTTCAACTATTCCAACATTATTGGGAACTTCGCCTCTGCAGGCATCAGCAATCTTTACTATCCCGCCAGCGACCGCAACGGAGCAGGACTAACGCTGCAGAACGCCGCCATAGGAACAGCCTTCGGCGTCTTCGGCGCCATCATGCAGGAGTTCGTGGTGCCTAAGCTAACACCCCACTTGCAAGGCCGCGACAAGCGCTAA
- a CDS encoding DUF2203 domain-containing protein has protein sequence MRTFTLPEAQTLLPVLDSLLQRAQEAASVATVRENALAGLSQAIFLSGGLRVDLQEVSRIKAEHTAAVTQAKDTLAEIEAIGVEVRDLATGLLEFPYQLGDEVVMLCWLQGEKNITQWHAAEAGWDERKPLDERFTRGDKLQ, from the coding sequence ATGCGTACCTTTACTCTTCCCGAAGCACAAACGCTGCTTCCCGTGCTGGATTCTCTATTGCAACGTGCACAGGAGGCTGCCTCAGTGGCCACCGTGCGCGAAAACGCGTTGGCAGGCCTGTCCCAGGCCATCTTCCTGTCTGGTGGGCTACGCGTGGATTTGCAGGAAGTATCCCGCATCAAGGCGGAACACACTGCCGCCGTCACCCAGGCCAAGGACACGCTGGCAGAGATTGAAGCCATTGGCGTGGAGGTTCGTGACCTGGCCACTGGTCTGCTTGAGTTTCCGTATCAACTGGGCGACGAGGTTGTGATGCTGTGCTGGCTGCAGGGCGAGAAGAACATTACCCAGTGGCACGCAGCCGAAGCCGGGTGGGATGAGCGCAAACCGCTGGATGAACGCTTCACCCGCGGCGACAAACTGCAGTAA
- a CDS encoding Fur family transcriptional regulator, which produces MPETLRSFRELCARHGIAVTHQRQVLYETMQGMYGHPSPEEVFEAVKQRIPSISLATVYKNIHLFVESGVFRELSMHHGTLRVEMNDVPHHHMVCSVCRKVTDLPDGEFGAPLLQTAMPGGFLVERVSIDVIGVCPDCQARPN; this is translated from the coding sequence ATGCCTGAGACTCTCCGATCCTTCCGTGAACTCTGCGCCCGCCACGGCATCGCGGTGACGCATCAGCGGCAGGTGCTGTACGAGACCATGCAGGGCATGTACGGCCATCCCTCGCCGGAAGAGGTCTTTGAGGCGGTAAAGCAGCGCATTCCGTCCATCTCGCTGGCTACCGTGTACAAGAACATCCATCTTTTCGTGGAAAGCGGCGTGTTTCGCGAGCTTTCCATGCATCACGGAACGCTGCGTGTGGAGATGAACGATGTCCCGCACCATCACATGGTCTGCTCCGTGTGCCGTAAGGTTACGGATCTGCCAGACGGCGAGTTCGGCGCACCGCTCTTGCAGACGGCAATGCCCGGTGGCTTCCTGGTGGAGCGCGTTTCGATTGATGTGATTGGCGTTTGCCCGGACTGCCAGGCTCGGCCAAACTAA
- a CDS encoding lactonase family protein, with product MLPFRRAVPLLFSGLLLLSGCGTGKFFTPETGNSGGGNSGGGGTASGNYLFVANQGANSVSGLSISSSGSLSTLTGSPLNFNFTPTALTVSRDNKYLWVGTVSQIFGYSIGSNGALTSLNSGNALTNANCADMQTSPDGKWLIVLDGSGNALDLFSIGSDGSLAIGPSGGIGFTVSGTVVPKQLRVAPSGAFVIAAMGTAGELFFSFNTSTGAFQYLTQTAPPSLTSDNAIAIDSTSSYLYEARSGTNPGLVVNTITSNGILTPTTSQTYTTGTQPYSVVLDKTSKYVYVANRGDNTISGWSIDANVKLTAISGSPFASGVAVTSLGADSTGNYIAAAAYSGSPDVTLYGFDSTTAGKLNSVATTSTGTNASIVALSY from the coding sequence ATGCTTCCGTTTCGTCGCGCGGTTCCGTTGTTGTTCTCTGGCCTTTTGCTCTTGAGTGGTTGCGGCACCGGCAAGTTCTTCACGCCGGAGACTGGCAATTCAGGAGGCGGCAACAGCGGTGGCGGTGGCACAGCATCCGGAAACTATCTCTTCGTAGCGAATCAAGGCGCAAATTCGGTATCGGGACTCAGCATTTCTTCCAGCGGTTCGTTGTCCACGTTGACCGGCTCCCCCCTGAACTTCAACTTCACACCAACAGCACTCACCGTGAGCCGCGACAACAAGTACCTATGGGTCGGAACGGTCTCGCAGATCTTCGGCTATTCCATCGGCAGCAACGGTGCGCTGACCTCGCTCAACAGCGGCAACGCCCTTACCAACGCAAACTGCGCGGACATGCAGACCTCGCCCGATGGCAAGTGGCTCATCGTGCTCGATGGCAGCGGTAATGCGCTGGATCTGTTCAGCATTGGCAGCGATGGCTCGTTGGCCATTGGGCCGAGTGGCGGCATTGGCTTCACAGTGTCAGGCACCGTAGTGCCCAAACAGCTTCGCGTTGCGCCCTCAGGCGCATTTGTCATCGCGGCCATGGGAACGGCAGGCGAACTCTTTTTCAGCTTCAACACGTCGACCGGCGCATTCCAATACCTGACGCAGACCGCACCGCCCAGCCTTACCAGCGACAACGCCATCGCCATCGACAGCACCAGCAGCTATCTCTACGAGGCGCGCAGTGGAACGAACCCCGGACTGGTGGTGAATACCATCACATCCAACGGCATCCTCACGCCCACCACATCGCAGACGTACACCACAGGCACGCAGCCTTACTCCGTGGTGCTGGATAAGACCAGCAAGTATGTCTACGTGGCGAATCGCGGCGACAACACCATCTCGGGCTGGTCAATTGACGCAAATGTGAAGTTGACGGCCATCAGTGGATCGCCATTCGCCTCCGGTGTTGCTGTGACGTCGCTGGGAGCCGATTCCACGGGCAACTACATCGCCGCGGCCGCGTACTCGGGCTCGCCAGATGTCACGTTGTATGGCTTCGACAGCACAACGGCGGGTAAGCTGAATTCCGTCGCAACAACGTCTACCGGCACAAACGCAAGCATTGTCGCGCTCTCCTATTAA
- a CDS encoding SH3 domain-containing protein encodes MLRLSPFSARFACVLALGSAASFLSGCNHFKPKVLTHYVYVTSKATFLRDRIAAVSNRTGNVVNGQRLEILEQNRRFYRVKTDNGEIGWIDERAVATEKVSDAFEQLQKDHANDPVVATGTVSDDVYLHISPGIQTDRFYRLADGDKLTLLQRASIQKPLPPGQTVESMARAKGIQVKEGEVLKPPMQDWWLVRDSKNHTGWMTSGLLNTDVPEAISRYAEGQRIVGAYIINKVIDPEIEGASKEVPQYVTVTSPYEAGLPYDFNQVRVYSWNLKRHRYETANRDRNILGYFPVKIGTDPGTPAHDRLPGTGPAPTYVYTVLAAGVPVPQADANGRFLVTKGQLVTKTYRLEGNITRRVLPPGTQPPAEAQLQPVEKKEKAGKKRR; translated from the coding sequence ATGTTGCGATTGTCTCCATTTTCGGCCCGATTTGCGTGTGTTCTAGCCCTGGGATCGGCAGCCTCGTTTCTTTCCGGCTGCAATCACTTCAAGCCGAAGGTGCTGACGCATTACGTTTACGTAACGTCCAAGGCCACCTTCCTGCGCGACCGCATCGCGGCCGTATCAAACCGCACCGGCAACGTGGTCAACGGCCAGCGCCTTGAGATTCTGGAACAGAATCGCCGCTTCTATCGTGTGAAGACGGACAACGGCGAGATTGGCTGGATTGACGAGCGCGCCGTCGCCACGGAAAAAGTATCGGACGCATTCGAACAGCTCCAGAAAGATCATGCGAACGATCCTGTCGTCGCCACGGGCACGGTCAGCGACGATGTTTACCTGCACATTTCGCCCGGCATTCAGACCGACCGCTTTTATCGTTTGGCCGACGGCGACAAGCTGACGCTGCTGCAGCGCGCCTCCATCCAGAAGCCTCTGCCACCGGGACAGACCGTGGAAAGCATGGCACGCGCCAAAGGCATCCAGGTGAAGGAAGGCGAAGTGCTGAAGCCGCCCATGCAGGACTGGTGGCTGGTACGCGACTCCAAAAATCACACCGGCTGGATGACCAGCGGCTTGCTCAATACGGACGTTCCAGAAGCCATCTCGCGTTACGCCGAAGGCCAGCGGATTGTGGGCGCGTACATCATCAACAAGGTCATCGACCCCGAGATTGAGGGCGCCAGCAAAGAGGTGCCGCAGTACGTCACCGTCACCAGCCCCTACGAGGCCGGCCTGCCGTATGACTTCAACCAGGTCCGCGTCTACTCGTGGAATCTGAAGCGGCATCGCTACGAGACAGCGAACCGCGACAGAAACATCCTGGGCTACTTCCCGGTGAAGATCGGTACCGACCCCGGCACTCCCGCGCATGACCGCTTGCCCGGAACCGGCCCTGCTCCCACCTACGTCTACACGGTTCTGGCTGCCGGTGTTCCGGTGCCACAGGCCGATGCAAATGGCAGGTTCCTGGTTACGAAAGGCCAGCTTGTAACCAAGACCTATCGGTTAGAAGGCAACATCACGCGGCGTGTACTGCCGCCCGGAACGCAGCCACCCGCCGAGGCCCAGTTGCAGCCCGTCGAAAAGAAAGAAAAAGCAGGTAAGAAGCGGCGCTAG
- a CDS encoding twin-arginine translocase TatA/TatE family subunit yields MSANRWMNASPAATNCSKPSSPRIPQRFHLVILTVTMPSFQDSVVIFILALILVGPKNLPKLARQLGKLMAEFRRASNEFRMQMEDELRVEEQKEHEAKVAALAGPVSETPAGETVAEGTEVAAAEATPIAEAGSLKMMPPSTGLPTEAGSYPTPDFAAAEHTEHQEITSEAGISSEEPREEIHELVPADTEAAHRLND; encoded by the coding sequence ATGAGCGCAAACCGCTGGATGAACGCTTCACCCGCGGCGACAAACTGCAGTAAACCGTCATCGCCGCGTATCCCGCAGCGCTTCCATCTTGTTATCCTTACAGTCACGATGCCCAGCTTTCAGGACTCCGTTGTCATCTTCATTCTGGCCCTCATTCTGGTGGGTCCGAAGAACCTGCCCAAACTGGCGCGCCAGCTTGGCAAACTGATGGCTGAGTTCCGCCGCGCCTCCAACGAATTCCGCATGCAGATGGAAGATGAACTGCGCGTGGAAGAGCAGAAGGAACACGAGGCAAAGGTGGCCGCGCTTGCTGGCCCTGTCTCTGAGACACCTGCCGGCGAAACGGTTGCCGAAGGCACGGAAGTTGCTGCCGCAGAAGCTACGCCCATTGCTGAGGCTGGGTCACTGAAGATGATGCCACCCTCCACCGGACTTCCGACAGAAGCGGGCAGCTATCCCACGCCGGACTTCGCTGCAGCCGAGCATACCGAGCATCAGGAGATCACCTCCGAGGCTGGCATCAGCAGCGAAGAACCCCGCGAAGAGATTCATGAACTTGTTCCGGCCGACACTGAAGCCGCCCACCGACTCAACGACTGA
- a CDS encoding DUF899 family protein, translating to MSLTPATELAAKNKAHHPNESPAYREARNKLLAEEIELRRHIAEVAEKRRALPMGGEIPEDFTIVGPNGPVKFSSLFGDKDTLLVYSYMYGPQRKRPCPMCTSMLSSWEAAARNFMQKASLAVFARSPIERLEDWKKERGWKFLKLYSDSDGAYTRTYVSPEDADVPGMNVFARRNGRIYHFWAPEMSMEMNDPEQDPRGAPDPDTLWTMFDMTPEGRDPKWYPSLDGVGGVLHQIDLDANPPTK from the coding sequence ATGTCGTTGACTCCAGCTACCGAACTTGCCGCAAAGAACAAGGCCCATCACCCCAACGAATCCCCCGCATACCGCGAAGCTCGCAATAAACTTCTGGCTGAAGAAATCGAACTCCGTCGTCACATCGCCGAGGTTGCGGAAAAGCGCCGTGCCCTGCCGATGGGTGGCGAAATCCCGGAAGACTTCACCATCGTCGGACCCAATGGACCGGTGAAGTTCTCCAGCCTCTTTGGCGATAAGGACACACTTCTGGTCTACAGCTACATGTATGGCCCGCAGCGTAAGCGCCCCTGTCCCATGTGCACGTCGATGCTGTCGTCATGGGAAGCGGCAGCGCGCAACTTCATGCAGAAGGCCTCTCTCGCTGTCTTCGCGCGTTCACCCATCGAACGGCTTGAGGACTGGAAGAAAGAGCGAGGCTGGAAGTTCCTGAAGCTTTATTCCGATTCCGATGGCGCTTACACGCGAACCTACGTTTCACCCGAGGACGCTGACGTACCTGGCATGAACGTCTTTGCTCGTCGCAATGGGCGTATCTATCACTTCTGGGCTCCGGAGATGAGCATGGAGATGAACGACCCGGAACAGGATCCACGTGGCGCGCCCGATCCAGATACGCTGTGGACCATGTTCGACATGACGCCCGAAGGCCGCGATCCTAAGTGGTATCCGAGCCTTGATGGTGTGGGAGGCGTCCTCCATCAGATCGATCTTGATGCAAATCCACCCACAAAGTAA
- a CDS encoding lactonase family protein, whose amino-acid sequence MKFNQISRFGAASVLSLAACLGLTACSRDYTVGFLYVTSSKASTTTNQNGVLNEFGIDYQTGSLIRLASSGQDTGGRNPVALAITSNQKTVFVVNKDDSNIVNFAIGTDGKLYAQKTVTVAGSFPTALAISGDSKFLYVTFTYQPGYTTANPGPGGVEVFPLSTDSSTGIVSLGTPLSNGGLNYFPVGFSPAGIAVTSNVNNNTPSSINGTDCTDTSCSSYVYVIDQDGNTTNNLLAYRRTLSSGVITAIGQTTIAPGTGTSTGYNSGVLASAIAAVPLGNRLYITDKSANQIIGYTIPSSGVPQAILSGPFATQSQPVGLTIDPRGQFLYTANYNSNTVGAYAIASNTGALSATSTGAQSTGGVGPTCVTIENALGIYLYTSNFLDNTVGGLQLKPATGELVKIRNTPFPASSGPSCAAAVANGTHSTQLVTQ is encoded by the coding sequence ATGAAGTTCAACCAGATCAGCCGTTTCGGCGCCGCTTCCGTTCTCTCGCTGGCAGCCTGCCTCGGCCTTACCGCCTGCTCACGCGACTACACGGTCGGCTTTCTCTATGTGACCTCGTCCAAAGCCAGCACGACGACCAACCAGAACGGCGTACTGAATGAGTTCGGCATCGACTACCAGACCGGATCGCTGATCCGCCTGGCGTCGTCCGGCCAGGACACCGGCGGCCGCAACCCTGTGGCGCTGGCTATCACTTCTAACCAGAAGACCGTTTTCGTGGTGAACAAGGACGATAGCAACATCGTCAACTTCGCCATTGGTACGGATGGCAAGCTGTACGCACAGAAAACAGTCACTGTGGCGGGTTCATTCCCCACGGCGCTGGCCATCTCTGGCGACAGCAAGTTCCTGTACGTGACCTTCACCTACCAGCCTGGCTACACCACTGCGAACCCTGGCCCTGGCGGCGTGGAAGTCTTCCCGCTCTCCACGGATAGCAGCACCGGTATCGTCTCGCTGGGAACGCCGCTCTCCAACGGCGGCCTGAACTACTTCCCCGTCGGCTTCAGCCCGGCTGGCATCGCCGTTACGAGCAACGTGAATAACAACACGCCAAGCTCCATCAACGGCACCGACTGCACCGACACCAGCTGCTCGTCGTACGTCTACGTCATCGACCAGGACGGCAACACGACGAACAACCTGCTGGCATACCGTCGCACACTCAGCTCGGGTGTGATCACTGCCATCGGTCAGACCACGATCGCTCCTGGAACGGGCACCTCCACCGGTTACAATTCCGGCGTTCTGGCATCGGCCATCGCAGCTGTTCCGCTTGGCAACCGCCTGTACATCACGGACAAGAGCGCGAACCAGATCATCGGTTACACGATCCCGTCCAGCGGTGTTCCGCAGGCCATTCTGTCCGGTCCGTTCGCTACGCAGTCGCAGCCTGTGGGTCTTACGATTGATCCGCGTGGCCAGTTCCTGTACACCGCGAACTACAACTCCAACACTGTGGGCGCTTATGCGATCGCCAGCAACACCGGCGCTCTTTCCGCCACCAGCACTGGTGCTCAGTCCACCGGTGGTGTAGGACCGACCTGCGTGACCATTGAAAACGCGCTCGGCATCTACCTGTACACGTCGAACTTCCTGGACAACACCGTAGGCGGCCTGCAGTTGAAGCCCGCAACCGGTGAACTGGTGAAGATCCGCAACACGCCGTTCCCGGCATCATCGGGCCCCTCGTGCGCAGCGGCTGTCGCCAACGGAACCCACTCGACACAGCTAGTCACACAGTAA
- a CDS encoding TerC/Alx family metal homeostasis membrane protein yields MPNAQPIDWIVFHALLLILLALEVLLLHKTTPESAPKRSYAATALWILGAAGFGAYVYLRLHPQLGQEFLAGYALEESLSIDNLFVFLLIFKSFRIVPDKQRRVLFFGILGAVVMRAGFIFAGVVILEKFDWVTYIFAVVLLIAAVRLVMPEDHVHPKKPKWQMWLEKRQPISLSQDSFTAVENGRRIPTVLALALVGIAFADFVFALDSIPAVLSITRHTFIAYTSNILAVMGLRSLFFVLTHALEKLAYLHFGLAAVLAFAAAKMLAAPWYEVTPLVSLVVIFAILAVTIVVSLILQRNCPETTA; encoded by the coding sequence ATGCCCAACGCCCAGCCCATTGACTGGATTGTCTTCCACGCCCTGCTCTTAATTTTGTTGGCGCTGGAAGTTCTGCTTCTGCATAAGACGACCCCAGAGAGCGCACCCAAGCGTTCCTATGCCGCGACAGCCCTATGGATACTGGGCGCGGCGGGCTTCGGAGCGTATGTCTATCTGCGACTCCATCCGCAGTTGGGGCAGGAATTTCTTGCAGGGTATGCGCTGGAAGAATCGCTCTCCATCGACAACCTCTTTGTCTTCCTGCTGATCTTCAAAAGCTTCCGCATTGTGCCGGATAAACAGCGCCGTGTCCTTTTTTTCGGCATTCTCGGCGCAGTGGTCATGCGCGCAGGATTCATCTTTGCTGGCGTGGTGATCCTGGAGAAGTTTGATTGGGTCACATACATCTTCGCGGTTGTTCTGCTTATCGCAGCAGTGCGTTTGGTGATGCCGGAAGATCACGTACATCCCAAGAAACCGAAGTGGCAGATGTGGCTGGAGAAGCGCCAGCCCATTTCGCTCTCGCAGGATTCCTTCACGGCTGTCGAGAATGGTCGACGCATTCCCACGGTGCTTGCTTTAGCGTTGGTTGGCATTGCATTTGCAGACTTCGTGTTTGCGCTTGATTCCATTCCCGCGGTGCTTTCGATTACACGGCACACCTTCATCGCGTACACGTCGAACATTCTCGCGGTGATGGGACTGCGCAGCCTGTTCTTCGTGCTCACGCACGCGCTTGAAAAACTAGCCTATCTGCACTTTGGACTCGCGGCTGTGCTGGCCTTCGCCGCAGCCAAGATGCTAGCCGCGCCGTGGTATGAAGTCACTCCGCTGGTATCGCTTGTGGTCATCTTTGCGATCCTTGCAGTCACGATTGTGGTGTCGCTGATTTTGCAACGCAATTGTCCAGAAACAACTGCCTGA
- the tatC gene encoding twin-arginine translocase subunit TatC encodes MPDVIEKAREAVHERAELPGMSLMEHLTELRSRLIHSVVALLICFAIAYIFHEKLFSIVTFPIDSLNYKLHYTHPTDPLNLYLKTSLYGGAIIAAPYILYQLWLFISPGMYQNEKKYVIPFMLATVTLFFGGAWFGYHWVLPSALKILIGDFGHRFLPIITIEDYNSFFLSIIFGLGITFELPIVIFFLAIFGIVDGKFLIRHARYAILIIFVIAAIICPLPDALSMTLFASPMLVLYALSIGVAFVVAPKKKELTEGK; translated from the coding sequence ATGCCAGACGTTATCGAAAAAGCACGCGAAGCTGTACACGAACGCGCCGAACTCCCCGGCATGAGCCTGATGGAGCACCTCACTGAGTTGCGCTCCCGTCTCATCCACTCCGTCGTTGCATTGCTGATCTGTTTCGCCATCGCCTACATCTTCCACGAGAAGTTGTTCAGCATCGTCACGTTCCCGATCGACTCGCTGAACTATAAGCTGCACTACACGCATCCCACAGATCCGCTTAACCTGTATCTGAAGACTTCGCTCTATGGTGGAGCGATCATCGCAGCGCCGTACATTCTGTATCAGCTCTGGCTGTTTATCTCGCCGGGCATGTATCAGAACGAAAAGAAATATGTGATCCCGTTCATGCTGGCCACCGTTACGTTGTTCTTTGGCGGCGCATGGTTCGGCTATCACTGGGTACTGCCTTCGGCGCTGAAGATTCTCATCGGCGACTTCGGCCATCGCTTCCTCCCCATCATCACGATTGAGGATTACAACAGCTTCTTCCTGTCGATCATCTTTGGCCTGGGCATCACATTTGAACTGCCGATCGTGATCTTCTTCCTGGCGATCTTCGGCATCGTTGATGGCAAGTTCCTCATTCGCCACGCGCGTTACGCCATCCTGATCATCTTCGTCATCGCGGCCATTATCTGTCCGCTGCCCGATGCGCTCAGCATGACGCTCTTCGCATCACCCATGCTTGTGCTTTACGCGCTCAGTATTGGCGTGGCCTTTGTTGTGGCGCCAAAGAAGAAAGAACTGACCGAAGGTAAGTAG